A single Micromonospora sp. CCTCC AA 2012012 DNA region contains:
- a CDS encoding toxic anion resistance protein has product MSEGLQIDFGTIVGGPAEPPAGAADSAISAALATAEPKTFTCVALLSPAQRTQAEQAARQLYPTMLTNTDALASFGDQALDQVNAQVSRIFREVGRVDIPELTGIMHEINDRMRSFRRRFDPSDPKVRETFNKFSDAIRGLFRKGRNLLEMLFEEARSVEQQLDRVAGQLSDKQLQLRRNVVLCDELYKANEAAIGQLVGAIAVMELIRDVALADARTITVTPGAPDERDQQERLSLITEFSQALEVRINEFQQRLFVAWSTSPQVRNIRTLNYGLGQRLALLMNLTIPTMKLTIAQWALLLQANQAADMQQAVADGANDVLSAYAAASKTAVPQIAKVIQTPTIRPDTILEVAESIDAQARGIEDAVRYGQQKRAEVVGAIVTANQSMSESSERLSRTVIELVTQAKKPVALPGGPQLPAAVLEQAPAIVSPAQ; this is encoded by the coding sequence ATGTCCGAGGGACTCCAGATCGACTTCGGCACCATCGTCGGCGGCCCCGCCGAGCCGCCCGCCGGCGCCGCCGACTCGGCTATCAGCGCCGCCCTGGCCACCGCCGAACCGAAAACCTTCACCTGCGTCGCCCTGCTCAGCCCGGCTCAGCGCACCCAGGCCGAGCAGGCCGCCCGCCAGCTCTACCCGACCATGCTGACCAACACCGACGCCCTGGCCTCGTTCGGCGACCAGGCGCTCGACCAGGTCAACGCGCAGGTGAGCCGGATCTTCCGGGAGGTCGGCCGGGTCGACATTCCGGAACTGACCGGCATCATGCACGAAATCAACGACCGGATGCGCAGCTTCCGCCGCCGGTTCGATCCTAGCGACCCCAAGGTCCGGGAGACGTTCAACAAGTTCTCCGACGCCATCCGCGGCCTGTTCCGCAAGGGCCGGAACCTGCTCGAAATGCTCTTCGAGGAGGCCCGCAGCGTCGAACAGCAACTCGACCGGGTCGCCGGGCAACTCAGCGACAAGCAGCTGCAACTGCGCCGTAACGTGGTGCTCTGCGACGAGCTCTACAAGGCCAACGAGGCCGCCATCGGCCAACTCGTCGGCGCCATCGCCGTCATGGAACTCATCCGCGACGTGGCCCTCGCCGACGCCCGCACGATCACCGTCACCCCCGGTGCCCCCGACGAACGTGACCAGCAAGAACGGCTCTCCCTCATCACCGAGTTCAGCCAGGCCCTCGAAGTGCGGATCAACGAGTTCCAGCAGCGCCTCTTCGTCGCCTGGTCCACCTCCCCACAGGTACGTAACATCCGCACCCTCAACTACGGCCTCGGGCAGCGGCTGGCCCTGCTAATGAACCTCACCATCCCTACCATGAAGCTAACCATCGCCCAGTGGGCCCTGCTGTTGCAGGCCAATCAGGCCGCCGACATGCAGCAGGCCGTTGCTGACGGCGCCAACGATGTGCTGTCCGCGTACGCGGCGGCGTCCAAGACCGCCGTGCCGCAGATCGCCAAGGTGATCCAGACCCCCACCATCCGCCCCGATACCATCCTCGAGGTCGCCGAGTCCATCGACGCCCAGGCCCGAGGGATCGAGGACGCCGTCCGCTACGGGCAGCAGAAGAGAGCCGAGGTGGTGGGCGCGATCGTCACCGCGAACCAGTCCATGTCGGAATCGTCCGAGCGGCTCAGCCGAACCGTGATCGAGCTGGTCACCCAGGCCAAGAAGCCGGTGGCACTGCCCGGTGGACCGCAACTGCCGGCCGCGGTCTTGGAGCAGGCGCCGGCGATCGTCTCCCCGGCCCAGTGA
- a CDS encoding vWA domain-containing protein, with the protein MAFAAALLMLVAGCTAGDPQARRTGAPTSGTLRLVAGSEQQSVIDTIVKPWCADRHYRCEVTFKGSVDQARLLGAGNHDYDAYWFASSVFLQLGDRASALRDIQPMFLTPVVFAAWRSEMDRLGFAGRSDVPIADILRAVESDRTKVWITNPTQSNSGATVLFGFLNYFAGNGPGTPLTQQQLDSPAVEQGVTRFVKAMAQTPPSTGTLMADCLAHTDQCRAMFTYEDLVIEKNTELVKAGREPLLVAYPKGSLAVSDAPLGFLPQPGNDGAHRVFTELQNHLLKDPGAQAALRKLGRRPATGVGLSLDHPDAAVFNPAWGIQATINEQAIQFPSAPVIQAALDRYQTRYRRPVAVHYCLDGSGSMRDNDGWTGIEAAAGQIFEPDQAALNFLQTHPQDSTTVTIFNNDVTAGSPWNVAGNDPTALRELARRITGYQPDGGTNMYACLLRAADELGRPQPGDRKRLVVLMTDGQSDTTERGRALAALRAAGVPVVAIAFGSDADPRQLKEVADATSGSFVRQDDLVAALRQAAGYK; encoded by the coding sequence GTGGCATTCGCCGCGGCGCTGCTGATGCTGGTCGCGGGTTGCACGGCAGGCGATCCGCAGGCGCGGCGCACGGGCGCACCGACCAGCGGCACATTGCGGTTGGTCGCCGGCAGCGAGCAGCAGAGCGTCATCGACACGATCGTCAAGCCGTGGTGCGCCGACCGGCACTACCGGTGCGAGGTCACCTTCAAGGGTTCGGTTGACCAGGCCCGGCTCCTCGGCGCCGGCAACCACGACTACGACGCCTACTGGTTCGCCTCCAGCGTCTTCCTGCAACTGGGTGACCGGGCCAGTGCCCTGCGGGACATACAGCCGATGTTCCTCACCCCGGTGGTCTTCGCCGCCTGGCGTTCCGAGATGGACCGGCTCGGCTTCGCTGGCCGCTCCGATGTGCCGATCGCGGACATCCTGCGTGCCGTCGAGTCGGACCGCACCAAGGTGTGGATCACGAACCCCACCCAGTCCAACTCCGGTGCCACCGTGCTCTTCGGTTTTCTCAACTACTTCGCGGGCAACGGTCCGGGCACGCCGCTCACGCAGCAGCAGCTCGACTCGCCGGCCGTCGAGCAGGGTGTGACCCGGTTCGTCAAGGCGATGGCGCAGACGCCGCCCTCGACCGGCACCCTGATGGCCGACTGTCTGGCCCACACCGACCAGTGCCGGGCCATGTTCACCTATGAGGACTTGGTCATCGAGAAGAACACCGAGCTGGTCAAGGCTGGGCGGGAGCCGCTGCTGGTCGCGTATCCGAAGGGTTCCCTCGCGGTCAGCGACGCGCCGCTGGGTTTTCTGCCCCAGCCGGGCAACGATGGTGCCCACCGGGTCTTCACCGAACTGCAAAACCACCTGCTGAAGGATCCCGGTGCGCAGGCCGCCCTGCGCAAGCTGGGCCGCCGCCCCGCCACGGGGGTCGGCCTCAGCCTCGACCACCCGGACGCGGCCGTGTTCAACCCGGCCTGGGGCATCCAGGCCACCATCAACGAGCAGGCCATCCAGTTCCCGTCCGCGCCGGTCATCCAGGCCGCGCTCGACCGCTACCAGACCCGTTACCGTCGGCCCGTCGCCGTGCACTACTGCCTCGACGGCAGCGGCTCCATGCGAGACAACGACGGCTGGACCGGGATCGAGGCCGCTGCCGGGCAGATCTTCGAGCCCGACCAGGCCGCCCTGAACTTCCTGCAAACCCACCCGCAGGACAGCACCACCGTCACCATCTTCAACAACGACGTCACGGCCGGCAGCCCCTGGAACGTGGCCGGCAACGACCCGACGGCGCTGCGCGAGTTGGCGCGCCGGATCACCGGCTACCAGCCCGACGGCGGAACCAACATGTATGCCTGCCTTCTCCGCGCCGCCGACGAACTCGGCCGCCCCCAACCCGGTGACCGCAAACGCCTCGTCGTGCTGATGACCGACGGGCAGTCCGACACCACCGAACGTGGTCGGGCCCTGGCCGCGCTGCGCGCCGCCGGGGTACCCGTGGTGGCCATCGCCTTCGGCAGCGACGCCGACCCCAGACAACTCAAGGAGGTCGCGGATGCCACCAGCGGCAGCTTCGTCCGGCAGGACGACCTGGTGGCGGCGTTGCGGCAGGCGGCGGGGTACAAGTGA
- the heR gene encoding heliorhodopsin HeR: MGSNALSLPVTASYLTADPVTLRDAALPEVAFRVPIGPAVAVFLLLAALDRFVTAAPGVHRWYERNLDRGANYARWTEYSVSASIMIVLIGLFVGIRDLAAVIGIFAANTAMILFGLLMERQQRPGRADWSAFWFGCLVGIGPRMAIGVYVTQPLQIPASCGRSSSSSSYSSPAAR, translated from the coding sequence GTGGGCAGCAACGCCCTTTCCCTGCCGGTCACCGCCTCGTACCTGACGGCCGACCCGGTGACGCTGCGGGACGCCGCACTGCCGGAGGTGGCCTTCCGCGTTCCCATCGGACCGGCGGTGGCGGTATTCCTGCTTCTCGCCGCGCTCGACCGCTTCGTCACCGCTGCCCCAGGCGTGCACCGCTGGTACGAACGAAACCTCGACCGAGGCGCCAACTACGCTCGTTGGACCGAGTACTCGGTCAGCGCGTCGATCATGATCGTGCTGATCGGCCTGTTCGTCGGAATCCGCGATCTCGCGGCGGTCATCGGGATCTTCGCCGCGAACACCGCGATGATTCTGTTCGGCCTGTTGATGGAGCGGCAGCAGAGGCCCGGGAGGGCGGACTGGAGCGCCTTCTGGTTCGGCTGCCTGGTCGGGATCGGGCCCCGGATGGCGATCGGCGTGTACGTCACGCAACCGCTGCAGATCCCGGCTTCGTGTGGGCGATCATCATCGTCCAGTTCCTACTCTTCGCCAGCTGCGCGGTGA
- a CDS encoding nSTAND1 domain-containing NTPase, with the protein MPHVNQSSSDAVDPAQLGGRADFAAALTGLRERSGLTVRQVAVRAGAHSASSTIGDWFAGRGLPSVASQDLFVKVLGICGVRPDEIDAWLVAWRRVRRGPGRRAEGMEPYRGLASFQPDDARWFFGRDRSTAQLVEAVVALHEAGGGLLLVVGASGSGKSSLLRAGLIASLRSMNPETATPGPISSHPARRDEWTIELMTPGPTPLADLAPRAARIGNGGGPALLVVDQAEELFTTDAAPDPGPFVDELAALSSAVVVVGIRADFYGHALRFPPLLEAAQHRQITVGPLSAEELRAVIIGPAHRAGVEIEDGLVELLLGDLAVTAETDQPETGVLPLLSHALYATWCHDRGRRLTCLGYREVGRVAGGVAATATRVYDQLDPAQQRLARRLFLSLVHVGADTPDTRRVVSPTELLGDFGTTAPEAERIIDVFIEHRLITADTMTVQISHEALLTAWPTLRNWLAADRAGLLLRQQLAAASTTWHAEHREPALLYAGPRLAAAQGWASQHPDEVSPLMREYLDAGARHERRRTRRLYQAAATLTVLALATCVLAGYAFQERATANNQRRLAVVQRNEAVSRQLAGRADRMRSRDVALARQFALAAYQTAPTAEARSSLLDAAATPTVTRLAGFSNAAQAVSYSPARRLLAAGGADRAVQLWDVSTAPAPTAVGSPLTGFSGTLYAVAFHPGGRILAAAGADRTVHLWGLDDATHPRPLAPLSGPASTIYALAFSPDGRFLAAGSADHRLWLWDINESGVARPLPPLDGADDAIQAVAFSPDGALLAAGSADRRVHLWTIAEDHRPTVLTTLSGHGGKVLAVAFSPDGKLLASGSGDQSIRLWDLADPHRPVLRGSPLTGPSSWVNTITFSPDGRILAIGSSDKTITLVQVATARILQNLPHPAPVTALAFGADGSALASSSTDGYIRYWALPGPVLTGATGAVFSASFSPDGSMLVSAGRDETLQLWNTGDPRRPAPLTGPLRRPAGSDGYAGTAVISPDGRTIAVGSRTGAVELWDVSQPRRPTRLGPPLLAAGALIETLAFSADSTLLAAGGDDSQVHLWTLTDRDNPRLTATIPSGEALVLSVAFNRRQPLLAVADTEGRVRLFDVTTPSRPIQLGNPLTPFSGYAYSVAFSPDGTLLAAGSADKTVRLWTVTEPDHPTPLPQPLLGPTSYVYWIAFSPDGRSIAAASTDGTIWLWNVTDPRRPAVVAALAHADEAFYVVNFSPDGHTLAAGGAENTVQFWELDTERLRDDICATVGAPVTTDEWAQFAGGVPYSPPC; encoded by the coding sequence ATGCCCCACGTGAATCAGTCGTCAAGCGACGCGGTCGATCCGGCACAGCTCGGTGGACGGGCGGATTTCGCCGCCGCACTGACCGGCCTACGGGAACGGTCCGGCCTCACGGTCCGCCAGGTGGCGGTCAGAGCTGGCGCGCACAGCGCGAGCAGCACGATCGGTGACTGGTTCGCAGGCCGCGGTCTGCCGTCCGTCGCGTCACAGGACCTCTTCGTGAAGGTGCTCGGCATCTGCGGAGTTCGGCCGGACGAGATCGACGCCTGGCTGGTGGCATGGCGGCGAGTACGACGCGGTCCCGGTCGACGCGCCGAGGGGATGGAGCCGTACCGAGGTCTGGCGTCCTTCCAACCCGACGATGCGCGCTGGTTCTTCGGACGCGACCGATCCACTGCCCAACTCGTGGAGGCCGTCGTTGCCCTGCACGAGGCCGGCGGCGGCCTACTGCTGGTCGTCGGCGCGTCCGGATCGGGGAAGTCCTCGCTCCTGCGCGCCGGCCTGATCGCTTCTCTGCGCTCGATGAACCCCGAAACCGCGACCCCGGGCCCTATATCCTCCCATCCGGCCAGGCGGGACGAGTGGACCATCGAGTTGATGACACCGGGGCCAACTCCCCTGGCCGACCTGGCGCCCCGAGCGGCCCGCATCGGGAACGGAGGAGGACCGGCCCTGCTCGTGGTCGACCAGGCGGAGGAACTGTTCACCACCGACGCGGCCCCGGATCCGGGACCTTTCGTGGACGAACTCGCGGCACTGAGCAGTGCGGTCGTGGTGGTGGGTATTCGTGCTGACTTCTACGGGCACGCGTTGCGATTCCCACCCCTGCTTGAGGCGGCTCAGCACCGTCAGATTACCGTCGGCCCCCTCTCGGCCGAGGAACTCCGGGCGGTCATCATCGGCCCGGCTCACCGCGCCGGGGTGGAGATCGAGGACGGCCTGGTGGAGTTGCTCCTCGGCGACCTCGCCGTGACCGCAGAGACCGACCAGCCAGAAACAGGCGTCCTTCCACTGCTGTCCCACGCCCTGTACGCGACCTGGTGTCACGACAGAGGCAGGCGGCTAACCTGTCTGGGATATAGGGAGGTCGGCCGAGTGGCCGGCGGCGTGGCGGCTACGGCCACCCGCGTCTACGACCAACTCGACCCTGCCCAGCAGCGGCTCGCCCGTCGGCTGTTCCTCAGCCTGGTGCACGTCGGCGCTGACACCCCCGACACGCGCCGGGTGGTCTCCCCCACCGAACTGCTCGGCGATTTCGGGACGACGGCACCCGAGGCGGAACGGATAATCGATGTCTTCATCGAACATCGCCTGATCACCGCCGACACCATGACGGTGCAGATCAGCCACGAGGCGCTGCTCACCGCATGGCCGACACTCCGGAACTGGCTCGCCGCAGACCGCGCAGGACTCCTGCTGCGCCAGCAACTGGCGGCAGCCTCGACGACCTGGCACGCCGAGCACCGCGAACCCGCTCTGCTGTACGCGGGCCCCCGCCTGGCGGCTGCACAAGGATGGGCGAGCCAGCATCCCGACGAGGTCTCCCCCCTCATGCGGGAGTACCTCGACGCCGGCGCCCGCCACGAACGGCGCCGCACCCGCCGGCTCTACCAGGCCGCCGCGACACTGACCGTACTGGCACTGGCCACCTGCGTACTGGCTGGCTATGCCTTTCAAGAACGCGCCACCGCGAACAACCAACGTCGCCTCGCCGTCGTCCAACGCAACGAGGCGGTCTCCCGTCAGCTCGCCGGCCGCGCCGACCGAATGCGTAGCCGAGACGTCGCGTTGGCTCGACAGTTCGCCCTCGCCGCATATCAGACAGCGCCCACCGCGGAGGCCCGGTCGAGCCTGCTGGACGCGGCTGCCACGCCGACCGTAACCCGACTCGCCGGCTTCTCCAACGCCGCGCAGGCCGTCTCGTACAGCCCGGCCCGGCGACTTCTGGCGGCCGGCGGAGCCGACCGCGCGGTGCAGCTCTGGGACGTGTCCACTGCGCCCGCCCCGACGGCGGTCGGCTCACCGCTCACCGGCTTCTCCGGCACCCTCTACGCGGTGGCGTTCCATCCCGGCGGCCGGATCCTCGCCGCCGCGGGAGCCGACCGGACCGTCCATCTCTGGGGCCTCGACGATGCCACACACCCACGTCCGCTCGCACCGCTCAGTGGCCCGGCATCAACCATCTACGCTCTCGCTTTCAGCCCCGACGGTCGCTTCCTGGCCGCCGGGAGCGCGGACCACAGGCTCTGGCTGTGGGACATCAACGAGTCAGGTGTGGCACGCCCGTTGCCGCCGCTCGACGGGGCGGACGATGCCATCCAAGCCGTGGCCTTCAGCCCCGACGGCGCCCTGCTCGCGGCGGGCAGCGCCGATCGTCGGGTGCACCTCTGGACGATCGCCGAGGACCATCGACCGACTGTCCTCACCACGTTGAGCGGGCACGGCGGCAAGGTTCTCGCCGTCGCCTTCAGCCCGGACGGAAAGCTCCTGGCCAGCGGCAGCGGCGACCAGAGCATCCGCCTTTGGGACCTCGCGGACCCTCACCGGCCGGTGTTGCGCGGGAGTCCGCTCACCGGGCCGTCGAGCTGGGTGAACACGATCACCTTCAGCCCGGACGGGCGCATACTGGCCATCGGCTCCTCCGACAAGACCATCACGCTGGTGCAGGTCGCCACCGCACGTATCCTGCAGAACCTTCCACACCCGGCGCCGGTGACGGCACTCGCGTTCGGCGCCGACGGATCGGCCCTGGCCAGCAGCAGCACCGACGGCTACATCAGGTACTGGGCACTGCCGGGACCCGTACTCACCGGAGCTACCGGGGCTGTCTTCTCGGCCAGCTTCAGCCCGGACGGCTCGATGCTCGTCTCGGCCGGCCGCGACGAAACCCTGCAACTGTGGAACACCGGCGACCCTCGACGGCCGGCCCCGTTGACTGGGCCACTACGACGACCGGCGGGCAGCGACGGGTATGCGGGCACCGCCGTGATCAGCCCCGACGGGCGCACAATCGCGGTCGGGAGCCGTACCGGGGCCGTGGAACTGTGGGACGTCAGCCAACCCCGCAGACCGACGCGCCTGGGACCGCCGCTGCTGGCGGCCGGCGCCCTGATCGAAACCCTCGCATTCAGCGCAGACAGCACCCTTCTCGCCGCCGGTGGCGACGACAGCCAGGTCCATCTCTGGACTCTCACCGACCGGGACAATCCACGGCTGACCGCCACCATCCCGAGCGGTGAAGCCCTCGTCCTGTCCGTGGCGTTCAACCGACGCCAGCCGCTACTCGCCGTCGCCGACACCGAAGGACGCGTACGGCTGTTCGACGTGACCACACCGAGCCGACCGATCCAGCTGGGCAATCCCTTGACCCCCTTCTCCGGGTACGCCTACAGCGTCGCATTCAGCCCGGACGGCACCCTTCTCGCCGCCGGCAGCGCGGACAAGACGGTGCGGCTGTGGACAGTGACAGAACCTGATCACCCCACACCGCTCCCGCAGCCACTCCTCGGCCCAACCAGCTACGTGTACTGGATAGCCTTCAGCCCCGACGGCCGGTCGATCGCGGCTGCCTCCACCGACGGCACCATCTGGCTGTGGAACGTCACCGACCCCAGGCGACCCGCAGTCGTGGCGGCTCTCGCCCACGCCGACGAGGCCTTCTACGTCGTCAACTTCAGCCCCGACGGCCACACCCTCGCCGCCGGCGGCGCCGAGAACACCGTCCAGTTCTGGGAGCTCGACACGGAGCGGCTCCGCGACGACATCTGCGCCACGGTCGGCGCGCCGGTCACCACCGACGAATGGGCGCAGTTCGCCGGCGGCGTTCCGTACAGCCCGCCCTGCTGA
- a CDS encoding endonuclease/exonuclease/phosphatase family protein: MRLVADLEAGSMVANGLIVMTWNVENLFRPNSADTSAAETYSAKLSYLSGLIRGTGADVVALQEIGSPEAAEDLRAALGETWQAVLSARPDHRGIRVAVLARHPLTEEAQITALPPAGLPAVPDVDGQTLTQLGRGAVQVHVDCGDRGLRLVTAHLKSKLLTYPGGRRYPLNEDERARGAGYALLRRGAEAVALRVHLNDVLAASALDGQPGVPTILCGDLNDGPDAVTTVLLEGPADGDVHHPDKGDSVRLYNLGRRLPAARAYSRIYQGHGELIDHILATRDLQLRLISIDSLVDDITSIGASTRSREAAIVPDHAPVVARFAGS; the protein is encoded by the coding sequence TTGAGGCTGGTCGCAGACCTGGAGGCGGGATCGATGGTGGCCAACGGCCTGATCGTGATGACCTGGAACGTGGAGAACCTGTTCCGGCCTAACAGCGCCGATACCTCAGCGGCGGAAACCTATTCGGCGAAGCTGTCCTACTTGTCCGGGCTCATCCGCGGCACCGGCGCTGACGTTGTCGCTCTGCAAGAGATCGGCTCGCCGGAGGCCGCGGAGGATCTCCGGGCGGCCCTGGGCGAGACGTGGCAAGCGGTCCTCTCGGCCCGCCCGGACCACCGTGGGATCCGCGTCGCCGTCCTCGCCCGGCACCCCCTCACTGAGGAGGCGCAGATTACCGCGCTGCCGCCGGCGGGCCTACCGGCGGTTCCCGACGTGGACGGCCAGACGCTCACGCAGCTGGGTCGCGGAGCGGTGCAGGTGCACGTCGACTGCGGTGACCGAGGCCTGCGGCTGGTCACCGCTCACCTCAAAAGCAAGCTGCTCACCTACCCGGGCGGGAGGCGCTACCCGCTCAACGAAGACGAACGCGCCCGGGGCGCCGGCTACGCGCTCTTGCGACGCGGCGCCGAAGCCGTCGCCCTGCGCGTGCACCTCAACGATGTTCTTGCCGCGTCCGCTCTTGACGGGCAGCCCGGCGTGCCGACGATCCTGTGCGGGGACCTCAATGATGGGCCCGACGCCGTGACGACCGTCCTGCTAGAAGGGCCCGCAGACGGAGACGTTCACCATCCCGACAAGGGCGATTCGGTCCGGCTGTACAACCTCGGGCGCCGCCTGCCCGCCGCCCGCGCCTACTCCCGCATCTACCAAGGCCACGGGGAACTCATCGACCACATCCTCGCCACCCGGGACCTCCAGCTACGCCTGATCAGCATCGACTCCCTCGTCGATGACATCACCTCCATCGGCGCGTCCACCCGCAGCCGCGAGGCCGCCATCGTGCCCGACCACGCCCCGGTCGTCGCTCGCTTCGCAGGTTCGTGA